A single region of the Anaerostipes rhamnosivorans genome encodes:
- the murC gene encoding UDP-N-acetylmuramate--L-alanine ligase, with product MYQIDFKKPIHIHFMGIGGISMSGLAEILLQEGFTVSGSDIRSSDMTEKLSSMGAKILMGQVAENITDDIDLVVYTAAIHPENEEYKAAVSKGIPLMKRATLLGQMMHNYKNAVAVSGTHGKTTTTSMLSHILLAGDTDPTITVGGILDIIDGNIRVGHSNVFVTEACEYTNSFLEFFPKISVILNIEEDHMDFFHDIDEIRESFKKFAHRLPEDGLLVLNGEIDDISYIVDGLKAGYVTYGIDNDNFTYTAKNISYDSMGHGHFDLYKEGSFVDSLSLNVNGLHNINNALSAVAVADFLDLPMETVKAGLLTFSGAKRRFEYKGTCQGFTVIDDYAHHPTEISATLNACRNYPHEDLWCVFQPHTYTRTNAFLDDFAQALSKCDHVIITDIYAAREKDTGLVHAKDLAEKIKDFGTDVRYIKDFQEIEKFILKNCKKNDLLITMGAGNVDSIGNELVKK from the coding sequence ATGTATCAGATAGATTTCAAGAAACCAATTCATATTCATTTTATGGGGATCGGAGGCATCAGCATGAGCGGTCTGGCCGAAATTCTCCTCCAGGAAGGATTCACTGTTTCCGGCTCCGATATCCGTTCTTCCGACATGACAGAGAAACTGAGCTCCATGGGTGCTAAGATCTTAATGGGACAAGTCGCAGAAAATATCACCGATGATATTGATCTGGTAGTTTACACGGCGGCTATCCATCCGGAGAATGAAGAATACAAAGCCGCTGTCTCAAAAGGCATTCCGCTGATGAAACGCGCAACCTTACTTGGTCAGATGATGCATAATTACAAGAATGCCGTTGCAGTATCAGGAACTCACGGCAAGACTACCACGACTTCTATGCTCTCCCACATCCTGCTGGCAGGAGATACGGACCCAACCATCACAGTCGGAGGAATCCTGGATATCATTGACGGCAATATCCGAGTGGGTCATTCCAATGTTTTTGTCACCGAAGCCTGCGAATATACAAACAGTTTTCTTGAATTTTTTCCGAAGATCAGCGTAATCTTAAATATAGAAGAAGACCATATGGACTTCTTCCATGATATTGACGAGATCAGGGAATCTTTTAAGAAATTTGCCCATAGACTGCCGGAGGACGGTCTCCTTGTGCTGAATGGAGAGATCGATGACATTTCCTATATCGTAGACGGTCTAAAAGCTGGGTATGTGACTTATGGTATTGACAATGACAATTTTACCTATACTGCTAAAAATATTTCTTATGATTCAATGGGACACGGCCACTTTGACTTGTATAAAGAAGGCTCTTTTGTGGATTCTTTGTCATTAAACGTGAATGGACTGCATAATATTAATAATGCGCTTTCAGCTGTGGCTGTAGCTGATTTCCTGGATCTTCCTATGGAAACTGTAAAAGCAGGGCTCCTGACCTTCTCCGGTGCCAAGCGGCGATTTGAGTATAAGGGGACCTGTCAGGGATTTACCGTGATTGATGATTATGCACACCATCCCACCGAGATCAGTGCAACACTGAATGCATGCAGAAATTATCCCCATGAAGATCTGTGGTGCGTCTTCCAGCCTCATACCTATACAAGAACTAATGCATTTCTGGATGACTTTGCCCAGGCACTAAGCAAGTGTGACCATGTCATCATCACCGATATTTATGCAGCCAGGGAAAAAGACACTGGACTGGTCCACGCAAAGGATCTGGCGGAAAAAATCAAGGATTTTGGTACAGACGTTCGATATATTAAGGATTTTCAAGAGATAGAAAAATTTATTTTAAAAAATTGCAAAAAAAATGATTTGTTGATAACTATGGGGGCCGGAAATGTTGATTCTATCGGCAATGAGTTGGTAAAGAAATAG
- a CDS encoding ribose-phosphate pyrophosphokinase: MRRSDRNFKTLPDGNLGIIAMESCKSLGNLIDKYITGWRGDEAPRYKDMPGYDEYYKESYLLDAGCPRFGSGEAKGIIRESVRGTDLYILVDVLNYSIKYSLCGHQNSMSPDDHFQDLKRLIAASGSKAKRISVIMPFLYESRQHKRSTRESLDCAMMLQELIHLGVQNIITFDAHDPRVQNAIPNSGFDTVQPTYQFVKSLVEQCDDIKFDSDHLMVISPDEGAMQRSIYMANVLGVDVGMFYKRRDYSTIVDGRNPIVAHEFLGDSLDGKDVLILDDMISSGESMIDVAKELKSRNARRVFCLSTFGLFTNGLDVFDKAVEEGLIEKVITTNLTYQTPELLERDWYVSSDVSKYVALLIDTLNHNGSISELLDPTERIKEYLEKNL, encoded by the coding sequence ATGAGACGATCTGACCGAAACTTTAAAACCCTTCCTGACGGCAATCTTGGCATCATCGCTATGGAAAGCTGTAAAAGCCTTGGAAATCTGATAGACAAGTATATTACCGGATGGCGCGGAGATGAAGCTCCCCGCTATAAGGACATGCCTGGCTATGATGAATATTACAAGGAAAGCTATCTTCTGGACGCAGGCTGCCCTCGCTTCGGCTCCGGAGAAGCAAAAGGCATCATCCGTGAATCTGTCCGCGGAACTGACCTGTACATCCTCGTTGACGTGCTGAATTATAGCATTAAGTATTCCCTGTGCGGCCACCAGAATTCTATGTCTCCGGATGACCATTTTCAGGATTTAAAGAGACTGATCGCAGCCAGCGGAAGCAAAGCCAAGAGAATCAGTGTCATCATGCCTTTCTTATATGAAAGCAGGCAGCACAAGAGAAGCACAAGAGAATCCCTTGACTGTGCGATGATGCTTCAGGAACTGATCCACTTAGGCGTACAGAACATCATCACATTTGACGCTCATGATCCCCGTGTGCAGAATGCCATCCCGAACAGCGGATTTGATACAGTTCAGCCCACTTACCAGTTTGTGAAATCCCTAGTAGAGCAGTGTGATGATATCAAGTTCGACAGCGATCATCTGATGGTAATCAGCCCTGACGAAGGCGCTATGCAGCGTTCCATCTATATGGCCAATGTACTTGGTGTTGACGTTGGTATGTTCTATAAACGCCGTGACTATTCTACGATCGTAGACGGACGTAATCCGATCGTAGCCCATGAATTTTTAGGTGACTCCTTAGACGGAAAAGATGTATTGATTTTAGATGATATGATTTCTTCCGGTGAGAGCATGATCGACGTGGCGAAAGAATTGAAATCCAGAAATGCGAGACGTGTCTTCTGTCTGTCAACTTTCGGACTCTTCACCAACGGACTGGATGTCTTTGATAAGGCGGTAGAAGAAGGCCTCATTGAAAAGGTCATCACTACAAACCTTACTTATCAGACACCGGAACTGCTGGAACGTGACTGGTACGTGTCCTCAGACGTGAGTAAATATGTTGCCCTGCTGATTGATACCCTGAATCATAACGGGTCCATCAGCGAACTTCTGGACCCTACAGAACGGATCAAAGAATATTTGGAAAAGAATCTTTAA
- a CDS encoding DNA repair exonuclease — MKFIHVGDLHFGACPETERGWETERKKDIEQSLSQVIALANEEQADFLFLCGDIFHKRPALRDLKYLDSFLSQLVCTKVFMIAGNHDFIDKNSAYLKYRFSADVHLFLGSDPERVYEEKQNTYIYGFSYHSREITEPLYDGMKPGTEYGIHILLGHGGDSTHIPIDFHSLKWSGFDYAALGHIHKPEMVAEDLIAYGGSLEPLNRTETGRRGVFLGEITEEKKVVHFLPVNQKSYVDVQVDLTAQMDEDEILSAAEEEIKMQGENQMFTLVLRGEKAEGIQPDFDLLCAKYHIVDIVDQTQNETDTESLLEDNKDNIIGAVLRRLEGMPEAERYAQTAFEQASRGLKQRRRTQEQEEKRSFSIRNIHIDGFGKFCGKEISFEPGLNIVYGPNESGKTTVKRFLMHMLFGLEKSRGIAARSDAYTIYMPVYGGNYGGIMEIESDGHAYLLERSFRTGEKSCEVYGKETGEEIPLSSLLSLSLGAYTDTFCIQEGDIPPSGNLSMELMNYTSNLTGSNTADVKIDLALKALKEEKSVLRRKNREEAVLLSEKRERYLKAPEPEKKDRQPRSVYLFLLAAVVFAAAGFVHPGFFAGCAVFLVLSFLSLQSGQREKTEQADFKEELRREYQILKEQAERTEYNINQADAAIQAVMDAAKEFREHLGEQFNEKVSEIVSYLTGGVYEKVKIDESLSFMVKYKNRFIDLKYLSAGTVEQICLAVRLAAGEILYPKEPVPVLMDDIFGNFDDERTRRALEYLSRHSGRQLILFTCKKELFHQLDRRNQKIHWISLEESRE, encoded by the coding sequence ATGAAGTTTATACACGTTGGAGACCTCCATTTCGGAGCCTGTCCGGAAACAGAGAGGGGATGGGAGACAGAACGGAAGAAAGATATTGAACAGAGTTTAAGCCAGGTCATTGCCCTGGCAAATGAAGAACAGGCAGATTTTTTATTTCTCTGCGGCGATATTTTTCATAAGAGACCGGCATTGCGGGATCTTAAATATTTAGATTCGTTTCTTTCCCAGCTGGTCTGCACCAAGGTGTTTATGATTGCGGGAAACCACGATTTTATAGACAAAAATTCGGCATACCTCAAGTACCGTTTTTCTGCTGACGTACATTTATTTTTGGGCAGTGATCCGGAAAGGGTGTATGAGGAAAAACAGAACACTTATATCTATGGGTTTAGCTATCACAGCAGGGAGATCACAGAGCCGCTTTATGACGGCATGAAGCCGGGTACAGAATATGGGATTCACATCCTTCTCGGGCACGGCGGGGACAGTACCCATATCCCCATTGATTTTCACAGTCTGAAATGGTCGGGATTTGATTATGCTGCCTTGGGGCATATCCACAAACCGGAGATGGTCGCAGAAGATCTGATCGCCTACGGAGGAAGTCTGGAACCCTTAAACCGTACAGAGACAGGACGGAGAGGAGTCTTTTTAGGTGAGATCACTGAGGAAAAAAAGGTGGTCCATTTTCTTCCGGTAAATCAAAAAAGCTATGTGGATGTACAGGTGGATTTAACGGCCCAGATGGATGAAGATGAGATACTCTCAGCGGCGGAAGAAGAAATTAAAATGCAGGGAGAAAACCAGATGTTTACCCTGGTGCTCCGGGGAGAAAAAGCAGAAGGCATCCAGCCCGATTTTGATCTGCTTTGCGCAAAATATCACATTGTAGATATTGTCGACCAGACGCAGAACGAAACTGATACTGAATCATTGCTGGAGGATAATAAAGACAATATTATCGGTGCGGTTTTACGCAGGCTGGAAGGCATGCCAGAGGCAGAGAGATATGCGCAGACGGCATTTGAGCAGGCATCCAGAGGGCTGAAACAGCGGCGCCGGACTCAGGAGCAGGAAGAAAAAAGGAGTTTTTCTATCAGGAATATCCACATTGATGGGTTTGGAAAGTTCTGTGGGAAAGAGATTTCCTTTGAGCCGGGACTGAACATTGTCTACGGCCCCAATGAGAGTGGAAAGACAACGGTCAAACGGTTTCTCATGCATATGCTGTTTGGATTAGAGAAATCCAGAGGCATTGCGGCGAGATCTGATGCATATACTATTTATATGCCGGTTTATGGAGGAAATTACGGGGGCATCATGGAGATCGAATCAGATGGACATGCTTATCTGCTCGAGAGAAGTTTCCGCACAGGTGAGAAGTCCTGTGAAGTGTATGGTAAAGAAACAGGAGAAGAGATCCCTCTTTCCAGTTTGCTCTCCTTAAGCCTTGGTGCTTATACGGACACCTTCTGCATTCAGGAAGGGGACATTCCTCCGTCAGGAAATCTATCAATGGAACTTATGAACTATACATCCAATCTGACAGGCAGCAATACAGCGGATGTTAAGATTGACCTGGCCCTGAAAGCTTTAAAAGAAGAAAAGAGTGTACTCCGGCGCAAAAACAGGGAGGAAGCGGTTCTTCTATCTGAAAAAAGAGAACGCTATCTAAAAGCTCCGGAACCGGAAAAGAAAGACAGACAGCCCAGGTCTGTATATTTATTTCTTTTGGCAGCAGTGGTGTTTGCGGCTGCAGGATTTGTCCATCCTGGATTTTTTGCAGGCTGCGCTGTATTTTTAGTCCTGAGTTTCTTGTCTCTTCAGTCTGGACAGCGGGAGAAGACGGAGCAGGCTGATTTTAAGGAAGAATTAAGAAGAGAGTACCAAATTCTTAAAGAACAGGCGGAACGGACAGAATATAATATAAATCAGGCAGATGCGGCCATTCAGGCTGTGATGGATGCCGCAAAGGAGTTCCGGGAACATCTCGGAGAACAATTTAATGAAAAGGTCAGTGAAATCGTCAGTTATCTTACGGGAGGAGTGTACGAAAAAGTAAAAATTGATGAATCACTGTCTTTTATGGTAAAATATAAAAACAGGTTTATTGATCTGAAATATTTAAGCGCGGGAACCGTAGAGCAGATTTGCCTGGCTGTGAGGCTCGCCGCGGGAGAGATTCTATATCCAAAGGAGCCGGTTCCGGTTCTGATGGACGATATTTTCGGCAACTTTGATGATGAACGGACACGCAGGGCTCTTGAGTATCTGAGCCGGCATTCCGGAAGGCAGCTGATTTTGTTTACATGCAAAAAGGAACTGTTTCATCAGTTGGACCGGAGGAATCAGAAAATCCACTGGATCTCCCTTGAGGAATCCAGAGAATAA
- a CDS encoding transglycosylase domain-containing protein, whose protein sequence is MAEETKETKKVISKEKKPKKKKKKRKILLKISIVFLFLVVVGWFTVGIKVMKLRSEAKDLVANASEQTFKATQTSVVYDTNGKVITKLKGEKDVYYLKYKDLPVYAVAAMISVEDNNFYKHNGVDFRGIARAAVSFVTNKGSVTQGGSTITQQLARGVFLTREVSWQRKVKEMFVAWDLEKQYSKDQIMEFYLNNVYFANGYYGIQAASKGYFDKDAKDLTMSEAAFLCAVPNAPNMYEPYHHKDKTMTRRDKILKDMYKQKLITKSQRDEALKETITLKKKKTEQKRNYIETYVIHSATKALMEKQGFEFRYVFDSDEDKQDYDEKYNKAYAECKRTLYSAGYQIHTSIDLDAQKELQNSIDNALNGYTEKDKNKVYKVQGSGVCIDNETGKVAAIVGGRYQKNVGLGLNRAYQSPRQPGSAIKPILVYAPAMERGYGPGSILNDNPMSTKDKHRVRNSGGVYSGSITLRRALEKSSNVATMRLYEEIGPKAALRYLEKMNFKSLSENDYKYYTTCLGGFTYGTTAEEMASGYAALANQGVFRDPTCIVKIEDSDGETVVSNPSKKRTVYSANTASMMSSVLKSVVTNGTGRGAKVPNVDTAGKTGTTTDNKDGWFCGYTPYYTTAVWVGRDDSKVIPNLTGSTYPKTIWSSFMNALHKEFSGGKKLESSEGGGGTNMPTTSQTTQGTTENRSTKGTTQATTQATTQATTQATTQATTQATTAATQQQNGGEDGRNSGNDE, encoded by the coding sequence ATGGCTGAAGAAACAAAAGAGACAAAAAAAGTCATTTCCAAAGAGAAAAAGCCCAAGAAGAAGAAAAAGAAAAGAAAGATCCTGTTGAAGATCTCTATTGTTTTTCTTTTTCTGGTCGTGGTCGGATGGTTCACCGTAGGAATCAAAGTCATGAAACTGAGATCAGAAGCAAAAGATCTGGTGGCCAACGCTTCAGAACAGACATTTAAGGCAACCCAGACAAGTGTTGTCTATGACACCAACGGCAAGGTGATCACCAAGCTGAAGGGGGAAAAGGATGTCTACTATCTGAAGTATAAGGATTTACCTGTCTATGCGGTGGCGGCGATGATTTCCGTGGAGGACAATAACTTTTACAAACATAATGGAGTGGATTTCAGAGGGATCGCCAGAGCTGCGGTGTCTTTTGTCACGAATAAGGGATCGGTGACCCAGGGCGGAAGTACCATTACCCAGCAACTGGCAAGAGGTGTCTTTCTGACCAGAGAGGTCTCCTGGCAGCGTAAGGTCAAAGAGATGTTTGTAGCCTGGGATTTGGAAAAGCAGTATTCCAAGGACCAGATCATGGAATTTTATCTGAACAATGTTTACTTTGCTAACGGCTATTACGGAATCCAGGCTGCCAGCAAAGGATACTTTGACAAGGATGCCAAAGACCTGACTATGTCAGAAGCAGCATTTTTGTGTGCTGTCCCAAATGCGCCGAATATGTATGAGCCTTATCACCATAAGGACAAGACGATGACCAGGCGTGACAAGATTTTGAAAGATATGTATAAGCAGAAGCTGATCACGAAGTCCCAGAGAGATGAAGCATTAAAAGAAACGATCACTCTGAAAAAGAAAAAAACAGAACAGAAACGAAATTATATTGAAACTTATGTCATCCACAGCGCTACCAAAGCACTGATGGAAAAGCAGGGATTCGAGTTCCGCTATGTGTTTGATTCCGATGAGGATAAACAGGATTACGATGAGAAATATAACAAGGCTTACGCTGAATGTAAGAGAACCTTGTACAGTGCGGGATATCAGATCCATACATCCATTGACCTGGATGCCCAGAAGGAGTTGCAAAACAGCATTGACAATGCATTGAACGGCTATACGGAAAAGGATAAGAACAAGGTTTATAAGGTTCAGGGCTCCGGTGTCTGTATTGATAATGAGACAGGCAAGGTAGCAGCCATTGTGGGTGGACGGTATCAGAAAAATGTTGGACTGGGGCTGAACCGTGCTTATCAGAGTCCAAGACAGCCGGGAAGTGCGATCAAACCAATCCTCGTCTATGCACCTGCTATGGAGAGAGGCTACGGACCGGGATCGATCTTAAATGACAATCCGATGAGTACAAAGGACAAACACAGAGTCCGGAACTCCGGCGGTGTCTACTCTGGAAGCATTACCTTAAGGCGCGCTCTGGAGAAGTCCAGCAACGTTGCAACTATGAGACTTTATGAGGAGATCGGTCCGAAGGCGGCTCTCCGGTATTTAGAGAAGATGAACTTTAAGAGTCTCAGTGAAAATGATTATAAGTATTACACAACCTGTCTCGGAGGTTTTACCTATGGAACTACAGCGGAAGAGATGGCCAGCGGATATGCAGCACTGGCCAACCAGGGAGTGTTCAGGGATCCGACTTGCATCGTGAAGATCGAGGATTCAGATGGTGAGACCGTAGTCTCTAATCCATCCAAGAAGCGAACGGTTTATTCAGCCAATACAGCATCTATGATGAGTAGTGTTCTTAAGAGCGTAGTCACCAACGGTACAGGACGCGGAGCAAAGGTGCCGAATGTAGATACAGCAGGAAAAACCGGTACTACAACAGACAATAAAGATGGATGGTTCTGCGGTTATACACCATATTACACAACAGCAGTCTGGGTAGGAAGGGATGACAGTAAGGTAATTCCTAACTTGACCGGTTCAACTTACCCTAAAACAATCTGGAGCAGCTTTATGAATGCACTTCATAAGGAGTTCTCGGGAGGCAAAAAGCTGGAATCTTCAGAGGGCGGCGGTGGCACAAATATGCCGACCACAAGCCAGACAACCCAGGGTACGACAGAAAATAGAAGTACAAAGGGCACTACACAGGCAACGACCCAAGCTACAACGCAGGCCACAACCCAAGCTACAACCCAGGCAACGACTCAGGCCACAACGGCGGCCACACAGCAGCAAAATGGCGGGGAAGATGGCCGGAACAGTGGCAATGATGAATAA
- the spoVG gene encoding septation regulator SpoVG, with protein MQITDVRIRQVAKEGKMKAVVSITIDNEFVVHDIKVIEGEKGLFIAMPSRKAADGEYRDIAHPINSATRNTIQSMILEQYEAMRLGDVDATQPEEGAE; from the coding sequence ATGCAAATTACAGATGTACGTATCAGACAAGTAGCAAAAGAAGGGAAAATGAAAGCAGTCGTTTCTATTACCATTGACAATGAATTTGTGGTACATGATATCAAAGTCATTGAAGGAGAAAAGGGACTGTTTATCGCAATGCCAAGCCGCAAAGCTGCCGATGGGGAATACCGTGATATTGCCCATCCAATCAATTCGGCAACGAGAAATACAATCCAGTCCATGATCTTGGAACAGTATGAAGCCATGAGACTTGGAGATGTAGACGCAACACAGCCGGAAGAGGGAGCCGAGTAA
- a CDS encoding DnaD domain protein yields MSSINVTTTYPTGGTLLPNAFVDYYMIKANGEYVKVYIYLLRMVSNGQKFNIPCLADLLELTERDICRALKYWKKENLLDLVMDGGEIRSIKLLPVSTALTIDADDLKEPEKEEPAPAPELKKEVPVAAPSVKAIPALRTLTPSQLAQKNKDDKFSYLIYIAEMYIGRPLTANDLNTLSYFYDDLAMSPELIEHLVDYCVSNGKKNFRYMQSVAIAWYQEGIHTAEEAKLHCQNYQKEYYQIMHAFGLNNQPAPAQIEYMKRWLKTDGFDLSIVIEACNRTIRSIGQPKFQYTDSILKKWKDNHVVSLDDVKKLESRPGTVAKPGTPQINNQFHNFEERDYDFDELEKQLFEKQIHPVKED; encoded by the coding sequence ATGAGCAGTATTAATGTAACGACAACATATCCAACCGGCGGTACTTTGCTGCCAAATGCCTTTGTGGATTACTATATGATCAAAGCCAACGGTGAGTACGTGAAGGTATATATTTACCTTCTTCGTATGGTTTCCAATGGGCAGAAATTCAATATACCTTGTCTGGCGGATCTTCTTGAGCTTACAGAACGAGATATCTGCCGTGCCCTTAAGTACTGGAAGAAAGAAAACCTGCTGGATCTGGTCATGGATGGAGGAGAGATCCGTTCCATTAAACTGCTCCCCGTTTCCACGGCCCTGACGATTGACGCAGACGATCTCAAGGAGCCGGAAAAAGAAGAGCCTGCACCAGCACCGGAATTAAAGAAGGAAGTCCCAGTGGCGGCTCCTTCCGTGAAAGCGATTCCTGCCCTGAGAACCTTAACACCTTCTCAGCTGGCACAGAAGAACAAAGATGATAAGTTTTCTTATCTGATCTACATCGCAGAAATGTACATAGGACGGCCGCTCACCGCCAACGATTTAAATACTCTCTCTTATTTTTACGATGATCTGGCAATGTCACCGGAATTGATTGAGCATCTGGTGGACTACTGCGTATCCAACGGAAAGAAAAATTTCCGCTACATGCAGTCCGTAGCCATTGCCTGGTATCAGGAGGGTATTCATACTGCAGAAGAGGCCAAGCTCCACTGCCAGAATTACCAGAAAGAATATTACCAGATCATGCACGCTTTTGGTCTGAATAATCAACCGGCTCCGGCTCAGATCGAGTATATGAAACGCTGGCTCAAGACCGATGGCTTTGACTTGAGCATTGTCATTGAGGCCTGCAACCGCACGATACGCTCCATCGGACAGCCCAAGTTCCAGTATACAGACAGTATCCTGAAGAAATGGAAGGACAACCATGTGGTATCCCTGGATGATGTGAAGAAGCTGGAAAGCCGCCCGGGAACTGTTGCTAAACCGGGAACACCTCAGATAAACAACCAGTTCCATAACTTTGAGGAACGTGATTATGATTTTGATGAGTTGGAGAAACAGCTGTTTGAAAAACAGATACACCCTGTAAAGGAGGACTGA
- a CDS encoding ATP-binding protein produces the protein MYETRRLSNYNLSRERRREVYAQIPEMRDLDREMTHNSILLGKQLVTAKDQQSTDLCRQKNQKLADQKRQLLLDRGFSRDYLDPVYTCPDCKDTGYIGTKKCHCFRQAVTRLIYSDSNMEHVLAKENFTHFNDQYYSDLPLDGGRPSPRQNIHAVVKQCHEFIQRFPSAENLLLTGSTGTGKTFLSHCIAKEIMDQGFTCVYVTAFQLFDILTSQAYQKRKDELPMSYQLIFHCDLLVIDDLGTELNNAFITSQLFHCLNERHLKEKSTLISTNLSMRSLKDRYTERIVSRIIENYTICRLYGEDIRLKKSFSRKP, from the coding sequence ATGTATGAGACACGACGTCTCAGCAACTATAACCTTTCCAGAGAGCGCAGGCGTGAGGTTTACGCTCAGATTCCTGAGATGAGGGATCTGGACCGGGAGATGACCCATAATTCTATACTCCTCGGAAAGCAGCTGGTCACAGCTAAAGATCAGCAGTCCACAGACCTATGCCGACAAAAAAACCAGAAGCTGGCTGACCAAAAGCGCCAGCTTCTTTTGGACCGTGGATTTTCAAGAGACTATCTGGATCCCGTTTATACCTGCCCTGACTGTAAGGACACAGGTTATATCGGCACAAAAAAGTGCCACTGTTTCCGTCAGGCTGTCACCCGCCTGATTTATTCTGATTCCAACATGGAGCATGTCCTTGCGAAAGAGAATTTTACTCATTTTAACGATCAGTACTATTCGGACCTGCCTCTGGATGGCGGACGCCCTTCCCCGAGACAGAATATTCATGCGGTGGTAAAACAGTGCCATGAGTTTATCCAGCGTTTCCCGTCTGCGGAGAACCTGCTTCTTACCGGCTCCACAGGCACTGGTAAGACATTTTTAAGCCATTGCATAGCAAAAGAGATCATGGACCAGGGCTTTACCTGTGTTTACGTGACAGCCTTCCAGCTGTTTGATATACTGACCTCCCAGGCCTATCAGAAGCGCAAGGATGAGCTTCCCATGTCTTATCAGCTTATTTTTCACTGCGACCTGCTGGTCATTGATGATCTTGGAACAGAGCTTAACAATGCCTTTATCACCTCGCAGCTGTTCCATTGCCTGAATGAACGGCACTTAAAAGAGAAATCCACTCTGATTTCAACAAATCTGTCCATGAGGAGCCTAAAAGACCGCTATACAGAGCGGATTGTCTCCAGGATCATTGAAAACTATACAATATGCCGATTATACGGCGAAGATATCCGTTTAAAGAAATCTTTTTCCCGCAAGCCTTGA